The genomic interval ACTGTCTCATAGACTTCATCCATATTGTGGCACACACGAGAACGAGCAGATTCTCCGCCGACCTTAGCAACGATATCTTTGAATTTCTGTCGATCTTCGCCGCGTTCGATCGCATCAATGTCAGCGCCAATGAGCTCCACATCATATTTTTTCAGGGATCCACGACGGTCAAGTTGAATAGCCGCATTCAGTGCGGTTTGACCACCTAGCGTGGCAAGCACGGCATCAACCGGATGGCCTTCAGCCATCTCTTTTTCAAAGATCTTTTCAATGTATTCCGGCTGGATAGGCTCAACATACGTGTGGTCTGCAAACTCTGGATCCGTCATGATAGTCGCCGGATTGGAGTTGATTAGGGTCACACGAAGACCCTCTTCTTTAAGCACCCGGCATGCCTGAGTGCCCGAATAGTCGAATTCGCAGGCTTGACCGATAACGATAGGGCCAGATCCGATAACCAGGACGTGTTTAATGTCAGTACGCTTAGGCATATTTTAAAAACCTTCCTGGTTTTAGTTCGCAGTAACAGCGGAGTTGTGGGTGGACATCAGTTCAACAAACTGATCGAACAGCGGGTTTGCATCGTGAGGACCAGCGGCTGCTTCGGGGTGATACTGAACGGAATAAGCAAGGCCGTTGCCCAAGGCAACGCCTTCTACAGTGTCGTCATTAAGGCACGTATGCGTTACGTGTGCATCACCAAACGGAGTTTCAAATGTCTCTCCGGCTTTGCCTTCTAGCGCGAAACCATGGTTTTGCGCTGTGATGTCGATTTTCCCGGTGAGGTGGTTGAGGACGGGAACGTTAATCCCTCGGTGCCCGAATTTCATCTTGTAGGTCTTCAGTCCTAAGGCCCGCCCAAGGATCTGGTTGCCAAAGCAAATGCCGAATAGCGGGATTTTGCGCTCAAGAATTTCTTGGACGATCCCCACCATAACGTCTGCGGTAGCAGGATCACCAGGGCCATTGGAGATAAACACACCATCAGGGTTGTATCCCTCAATCTCCTGATATGGGGTGTTGGCTGGAACCACGATTGTCCGTATGCCCCGCGCCGCAAAGTTTCGAGGAGTATTTGTTTTAATGCCCATGTCATAGGCGACCACTGTAAACGTGGTCTCCCCCTCTGCCTCGACCACATACGGTGCATCGGTTGATACTTCACCGGCAAGATCAGCACCAGCCATGCTCGGCTGTCCTTTAACAATCTCTACGAGTTCTTCAGGGCTCCGAGCAGCGTCCTCCCCTGAGAAAATGCCTGCCGAGATCGAGCCAAAATTGCGGAGATGTCGGACGATGGTCCTGGTATCTAGTCCGGAGATTCCGACAATATTCTGAGCCTGCATCTCTTCTTCAAGGCTGCGAGAAGCCCTCCAGTTGGAAACACGGTGAGAAAGATCTCGGATCGCTAGTCCTGCAACCCAGATCTTTTCTCCATAAGACTCGCTGTCTTCATCATTCCATCCGGTGTTACCAATGTGAGGTGCCGCGGATACAACGATCTGGCGATGATAGGAAGGATCGGTCATGGTCTCTTGGTAACCAGTCATCGCAGTAGTAAATACGGCTTCGCCAAGCGTGGTCCCTAAAGCGCCAAAGGATTGACCTCGGAAGATGCGTCCGTCTGCAAGAACAAGGACGGCTTCGGATCGATTCTGGAACGTCGACGTCACTGTGTCGCCTTTCTTAGCTGTATTTATGTCCGCACCGCGATAATCGCGCTGGGGTGAATAAGTTGTGGTCATTTTCCCTTTAAAAATTTTGGGGGAGCATGCTGTACCCCTGCTTACCTCAGATTTACGTGCTTTGCCGAACCTGAGGTAGCAAATCAGAGAACGCTAAAGTTCTAGACGGATCGCGGGCCCGCAGGTTGACCATCAATGCAGGTCAGTCGGCCACGCAGAATCGTGGTGGTCACCTTGGCGCTAAACTCCATCCCTTCAAAGGGGGTATTGTCCGCTTTGGAAGCCATATCGCAACCATGCGCAGTCCAAGGCATGTGTGGATTGACCACAGTCAAGTTTGCTGGTTCTCCCACTGCGATTGGCCGCCCGTGGCCAGGAAGACGCAGAATCTCTGCAGGCCGCTCACTCATAACCTTTGCAACGAACCTCCAGTCAGCAAGGCCACTATCCACAAAAATCTGTGCAATGATCGCTAACGACGTTTCAAGCCCTAGCATCCCTGGCTTGGCATGCTCAAACTCGCAACATTTATCTTCAGATCCGTGCGGTGCATGATCTGTGGCAACACAATCGATAAAACCATTCAAAAGCGCGTCTCGCAGTGCCAGTGTGTCCCGATTTTCCCGCAGCGGCGGATTGACTCGGTTAACGCCGTCATAGGTGCGTAGGCGCTCGTCGGTAAGCAAAAGATGATGCGGGGTTACTTCCGCAGTCAGCGGAATATCCTGAGATTTTGCCCATTTAAGCAGCTCCACGGTGCCTTCAGTAGAGGCATGGCAGATATGCATTCTGCCGCCGTAATCACGAGCCAGGATAGCATCGCGGGCAACAATGGATTCCTCTGCAACGCGCGGCCAGCCACCAAGACCAAGCTCAGCAGCAATCTTTCCTTCATGGGCCACAGCACCATCGGTCAGACGAGGATCTTCGCAGTGTTGGGCCAGGAGAACGTCCATTCCCTTGGCGTATTCCACGGCCCTACGCATGATAAGCGGGTTATCAACGCATTTTCCATCGTCCGAGAACATGCGAACCTTGGCGTCTGAATTTGCCATCATGCCAAACTCAGTGAGCTCTTTGCCTTGGAGTCCTTTTGTTATTGAGCCAACAGGATGGACGTCGCATAAACCGATCTGTTGCGACTTAGCCCATACTGATTCGGCGATAATCGGCTGATCCAACACCGGAAGAGTATTGGCCATAGTAAAAACTGCGGTAAAGCCGCCTTTAGCTGCTGCTGCGGAACCGGTCGCAATCGTTTCTGTGTCTTCGCGCCCTGGTTCACGTAGATGAACGTGCATATCCACAAGGCCTGGCAGAAGAATATTGCCTTCTCCATCGACAACGTCATCTGCGGAGTGCTTATGTGCGTCATCCCCTATAGCTGTGATCGTGCCATGAGAGATAAATACGCTGGTCGGTTCGCCCTCACCATAGGGGCGAACATTGGTGAGTAGAAGAGTACGCTCTGGGGCAGGAGCAAGTTGTCCAGTCTCTGGGTAGTCGTTAGGGGTAGTCACTTCGAGCCAAACTCCTTTTAGAAACCGGGGGTATTCGTACCGGCAATGAGGGTAAACAGAACTGCCATGCGAGTGTGCACACCGTTATTTACTTGCTGAAGCACCGCTGTGCGCGGGGCATCAGCGACGGCGTAGTTAATTTCCATACCTCGCAGCATCGGTCCGGGGTGCATAACAATTGCGTGATCTTGCAGCCGTGACTCACGTTCCTTAGACATGCCATACAACGCTGCGTATTCGCGATGCGATGGGAAAAATCCGCCATGCATACGCTCCTGCTGCACGCGAAGCATCATCACCACATCCGCGTCTTTAATCTCGTCGTCCATGGTGTATGAGCAACGAACAGGCCATTGCTCTATGCCCGAGGGCAGTAGCGTCGGAGGTGCAACAAGCACCACTTCTGCCCCCAAGCAAGTGAGCAGGTCTACGTTGGAACGAACAACACGTGAGTGAAGGCAATCCCCCACAATGACAATTTTGCGCCCTTCAATGTTTCCGAGTCGCTGCCGAATCGTGAGGGCGTCGAGAAGCGCCTGCGTGGGGTGCTGGTGAGAACCGTCGCCGGCATTAATAACGCTGGGTCCTTGTCCCTCCGGCGCAACCCACTGCGCCAATTGTTGGGCTGCACCGGAAGAAGGGTGCCGGATGATGATCGCGTCAGCCCCGATAGCGGACAGCGTCAAGCCGGTGTCCTTGAGCGACTCCCCCTTTTTCACGGAAGAAGAACTAGCGGAAATGTTAATAACATCAGCGCTCATCCATTTTCCAGCGGTTTCAAAAGAAGAACGAGTTCTCGTAGAGTTCTCATAGAACAACGTGAAGATAGTCCGACCACGAAGAGTAGGAAGCTTTTTAATCTCACGGCCAGTGAGTGCTTCGCGGAAGCGGTCAGCCTCATCCATAATTCCGAGAATCTCGTCTTTGCTGAGATCTGAGATAGACAGAAGGTGCTTCATGGCTAGGCCTCCGATGCTTCACGAGTCAGGATGACAGCGTCTCGGCCATCAATTGCCCCGACCAGGACTTTCACGTCTTCTTCACGAGAAGTCGGAAGGTTTTTGCCTACATAATCAGCACGAATAGGCAGTTGACGATGTCCACGATCAACGAGAACAGCTAATTGGATGGTCTCTGGACGTCCAATGTCGCGAAGAGCGTCTAATGCGGCACGGATGGTACGGCCTGAATAGAGAACATCATCAACAATAATGATGTGCGTACCGTCAATTCCCCCCTGAGGAATCAGAGTCGGTTGTAACGCACGGTGGGGTTTTGTCCGCAGGTCATCCCGGTACAGCGTAATGTCCAAAGATCCTACGGGAACAGCGACACCGGCGAATTCAGAAATCTTCGCAGCCAAGTGGTGCGCTAAAGGAACACCTCCGGACGGAATGCCCAGCAGTATTACCGGTAAAGAGCTCTCAGAATCAAGAGCTGTTTTTTCAATGATCTGGTGCGCGATGCGTGCGACAGTTCGAGAGACATCGTCGCTGCCAAGCAGCTCGATAATCCCTTGCGAGTTTTCGCTCATCGTGACCTCCTTTCCCGCCTCTCTGTGCGGTCTGTTAAAGGATGTCGAACATATATATTTATAAGCTCACAAGCCATCTCTTTCACTCACGAGATTCTCCATAGAGAGTCCGTGAGCACTATGCGATGTCCGGCGAAAACACGGCGCAAAACCGTGACTGCAAGAGATAGTAGCACTTAATTTCTCGATCCGATACCAAGGCTGCACATTTGTCTATATCCCAATGATGGAGATACCCCCTTATGCTGGACAGCATCTAGAAAAGTCGAGTTCACAAGCATCACAGTGTAGTTTTCCCACGCACCCCAGAACCCCCTCCTAAAGCACAGAACTTTAAGCGCTATACATACTAGTTTTTAGCCAAAATAAAATCACCCGCTACTCTAGGATGCAGAAATCTAGGGAAGTTATAGCTATTACAATCCCGTACAGCCGCTCAACACATAACGAGATCTTTAAACAGTACGCCCCTCCAATCCCCACACAGTACCCACTTAACGAATACACTCGTTCAAGTATTGCCCTAGGATGCTGACCTAACGATATAGCTGTACCCCATGCCATGTTTAAGGAGTCACATGAGCTTTAGCACCACCCACGTGGTCCCAGCTTCCCGCAACGATGTTTGGACATGGCATACTCGACCAGGTGCTATTGCGCGTCTTACTCCCCCTTTCTTTCCACTGACCCCCACACAAGAAACCCCTGATTTAGCAGCAGGGACAACTGTCTTTTCACTTCCTGCAGGACTTCGCTGGGAAGCCCGACATGACTTATCGGGATACGTCAAAGGGTACAGATTCACCGATGTGTGTGTGACGTCTCCAATTAAAGCGTTAGCTCATTGGCGGCACGTACATGAGTTTTCCGATCATACAGATGGCACAGCGATCACGGATACGGTATATACCCGCGCCCCAAAATCTACGCTCACCCCTTTCTTCGCATATCGCCAACAACAGCTACTTCACGACATTGCAGCAAGCCAAAGATTTACAGAGATACAACAGCGCAATTCAGGTGCCACGACCACTTTGACCGTAGCCATGACCGGTTCTCGCGGCTTAGTAGGCAAAGCACTTCGCGCTCAACTGACGTCTTTAGGGCACACGGTCATTCCGCTTGTTCGCTCGCATGCATCTGACGGCGAACGTCTATGGGATCCTCTAAACCCCAGTAGCAATCTCCTTGAGGGGGTGGATGCCCTAGTGCACCTCGCAGGTGAGCCAATAGCCGGACGATTCACGGATTCTCGCAAAAAAGCGATTCGCGATTCCCGTGTCGAGCCATCTCAGCATCTTGCCGCGTTGGTTGCCAAGAGTTCTACCTGCCACATCCTTATACAAGCGTCCTCTATAAGTTTTTATGGAGTCCAACGCGAAGATGAAGTGCTGGATGAGAGCTCATCCGTAGGATCCGGTTTCCTCGCAGACGTTGTTCAGGATTGGGAGCTTGCCAGCGCAGCAGTTGCAGCAGCTGGTAAGCGCGCAGTCTATCTACGTACAGGGGCAACTCTGAGCGGTCGCGGCGGAGTACTTCCCGTGCTTAAGACTCTTTTCTCCGTGGGCTTAGGGGGTTCTTTTGAAGGTGGCGCCCCGTGGGTCTCGTGGATCTCCATAGATGACCTGTGCGATCTTTATGTGAGAGCGCTAGTCGACCCCTCCATGTCTGGCCCCATCAACGCTGTTGCGCCCAACCCTATTCGTAACCAGGATTTTGCCAAAGCCCTGGGAGCTCAGCTCAAACGTCCATCCAAGTTTCCTATTCCATCGATCGGCCCCAAACTGATTCTGGGCGCTCAGGGAGCGGAAGAAGTTGCTTTTGCTAATCAACGAGTCTCCCCCTTCCGGATGCTCCAGATCGATCACATATTCCGCTACCTACACGTTGATGCCTGCCTAGCACATGAATTAGGCGGGGAACATCTAACTGATGATCCCGATACCACCGCAAGGTAACAGCATGAATACTTCTCATACCACCCCGACAACGGAGCACGACCGACTCGACGTCGGACCGCTCAGCCTTGACGTACTAGAGACCGTCCTTATCCAAGAAAACCTCCACTATGTGCGAGATGAAGACATGCTGCACACCGGTTTTATCAATAATTCCATCAGCCTCGGTATCTCCGATGGTTATCTTCTGGCACGAAGCCATTGGCGTGCGTTTGTTCCAGTTGATCAAGCCCCCCAGCTATTGGCGCACGTTAACGAGTGGAATCTCACTGCACTGCTACCGACAGTAAAATTCCATGAGACACCCGAGCGCAACCTACAGGTCCTTTCCCACCGAGTATTGCGAGTTTCCGAGGGCGCTAGTTTCAACCAGGTCGGTGCTTTCCTGGTGTCCACCATCGATGCTTTCGTCGGTTTATGGAATCACTTTGATGTTGCTTTCCCGCACCTCGTCAATTGGGAGAATCCTGATGTCTAAGCCGCTAGCTATAAATCTGGATCGAGTGACTGCGGCGATGTCCGCGTTTGGGA from Corynebacterium ulcerans carries:
- the carA gene encoding glutamine-hydrolyzing carbamoyl-phosphate synthase small subunit → MTTTYSPQRDYRGADINTAKKGDTVTSTFQNRSEAVLVLADGRIFRGQSFGALGTTLGEAVFTTAMTGYQETMTDPSYHRQIVVSAAPHIGNTGWNDEDSESYGEKIWVAGLAIRDLSHRVSNWRASRSLEEEMQAQNIVGISGLDTRTIVRHLRNFGSISAGIFSGEDAARSPEELVEIVKGQPSMAGADLAGEVSTDAPYVVEAEGETTFTVVAYDMGIKTNTPRNFAARGIRTIVVPANTPYQEIEGYNPDGVFISNGPGDPATADVMVGIVQEILERKIPLFGICFGNQILGRALGLKTYKMKFGHRGINVPVLNHLTGKIDITAQNHGFALEGKAGETFETPFGDAHVTHTCLNDDTVEGVALGNGLAYSVQYHPEAAAGPHDANPLFDQFVELMSTHNSAVTAN
- a CDS encoding dihydroorotase encodes the protein MTTPNDYPETGQLAPAPERTLLLTNVRPYGEGEPTSVFISHGTITAIGDDAHKHSADDVVDGEGNILLPGLVDMHVHLREPGREDTETIATGSAAAAKGGFTAVFTMANTLPVLDQPIIAESVWAKSQQIGLCDVHPVGSITKGLQGKELTEFGMMANSDAKVRMFSDDGKCVDNPLIMRRAVEYAKGMDVLLAQHCEDPRLTDGAVAHEGKIAAELGLGGWPRVAEESIVARDAILARDYGGRMHICHASTEGTVELLKWAKSQDIPLTAEVTPHHLLLTDERLRTYDGVNRVNPPLRENRDTLALRDALLNGFIDCVATDHAPHGSEDKCCEFEHAKPGMLGLETSLAIIAQIFVDSGLADWRFVAKVMSERPAEILRLPGHGRPIAVGEPANLTVVNPHMPWTAHGCDMASKADNTPFEGMEFSAKVTTTILRGRLTCIDGQPAGPRSV
- a CDS encoding aspartate carbamoyltransferase catalytic subunit, coding for MKHLLSISDLSKDEILGIMDEADRFREALTGREIKKLPTLRGRTIFTLFYENSTRTRSSFETAGKWMSADVINISASSSSVKKGESLKDTGLTLSAIGADAIIIRHPSSGAAQQLAQWVAPEGQGPSVINAGDGSHQHPTQALLDALTIRQRLGNIEGRKIVIVGDCLHSRVVRSNVDLLTCLGAEVVLVAPPTLLPSGIEQWPVRCSYTMDDEIKDADVVMMLRVQQERMHGGFFPSHREYAALYGMSKERESRLQDHAIVMHPGPMLRGMEINYAVADAPRTAVLQQVNNGVHTRMAVLFTLIAGTNTPGF
- the pyrR gene encoding bifunctional pyr operon transcriptional regulator/uracil phosphoribosyltransferase PyrR; this encodes MSENSQGIIELLGSDDVSRTVARIAHQIIEKTALDSESSLPVILLGIPSGGVPLAHHLAAKISEFAGVAVPVGSLDITLYRDDLRTKPHRALQPTLIPQGGIDGTHIIIVDDVLYSGRTIRAALDALRDIGRPETIQLAVLVDRGHRQLPIRADYVGKNLPTSREEDVKVLVGAIDGRDAVILTREASEA
- a CDS encoding TIGR01777 family oxidoreductase, coding for MSFSTTHVVPASRNDVWTWHTRPGAIARLTPPFFPLTPTQETPDLAAGTTVFSLPAGLRWEARHDLSGYVKGYRFTDVCVTSPIKALAHWRHVHEFSDHTDGTAITDTVYTRAPKSTLTPFFAYRQQQLLHDIAASQRFTEIQQRNSGATTTLTVAMTGSRGLVGKALRAQLTSLGHTVIPLVRSHASDGERLWDPLNPSSNLLEGVDALVHLAGEPIAGRFTDSRKKAIRDSRVEPSQHLAALVAKSSTCHILIQASSISFYGVQREDEVLDESSSVGSGFLADVVQDWELASAAVAAAGKRAVYLRTGATLSGRGGVLPVLKTLFSVGLGGSFEGGAPWVSWISIDDLCDLYVRALVDPSMSGPINAVAPNPIRNQDFAKALGAQLKRPSKFPIPSIGPKLILGAQGAEEVAFANQRVSPFRMLQIDHIFRYLHVDACLAHELGGEHLTDDPDTTAR
- a CDS encoding YbjN domain-containing protein; its protein translation is MNTSHTTPTTEHDRLDVGPLSLDVLETVLIQENLHYVRDEDMLHTGFINNSISLGISDGYLLARSHWRAFVPVDQAPQLLAHVNEWNLTALLPTVKFHETPERNLQVLSHRVLRVSEGASFNQVGAFLVSTIDAFVGLWNHFDVAFPHLVNWENPDV